In a genomic window of Vibrio gigantis:
- a CDS encoding pyridoxal phosphate-dependent decarboxylase family protein, which translates to MSHRFNEYRLPLESSLKHAVSYLESLADRPVEKATTSQALREAIGGELPLRPTNPSQVIDDMVKNVDAGLMASGGARFFGYAIGSSFPASLAADWLVSAWDQNVPYYVSSPAMSVVEETAAEWMVELLGLNQGTAVGFTSGAQEAIYTGLITARNTLLERAGWDVVTKGLFGAPRINVVVSDQIHSTIKRALSMIGIGLETIVKVPTDDNLRIIPDNLKETISALEGPTLVCAQAGCIDSGAFDPFSDLADAVEMHGNAWLHVDGAIGLWAAASDKQKHLLAGIERADSIDTDGHKWFNMPYDSGMIIVKDAAVLSKAMGGSNMGDYLNDAMEKPDRNAINFGISASRRARGVPVYAAFKSLGKEGIVEHIDRCTELAQRMAKKLSAVQGITILNDVVSNRFSAQFGEGDDSYRNELTDRVVHRLQEEGTLYPSTSGYKGLKTMLFSVLSCHTSTKDIDLSAEKIVEVYLTEKELMGNTES; encoded by the coding sequence ATGTCACACCGTTTTAATGAATATCGCTTACCCCTTGAAAGCTCTCTGAAACATGCCGTTTCATACCTAGAATCTTTAGCTGATAGACCTGTCGAAAAAGCTACAACGTCACAAGCGTTACGTGAAGCTATCGGAGGAGAGTTACCATTACGACCAACAAACCCATCACAAGTGATTGATGACATGGTTAAGAATGTCGATGCTGGTTTAATGGCATCTGGTGGTGCTCGTTTCTTTGGGTATGCGATTGGTAGCTCTTTTCCTGCTTCATTAGCAGCAGATTGGCTAGTGAGTGCTTGGGATCAAAATGTACCTTATTACGTTTCTAGCCCCGCGATGTCAGTTGTTGAAGAAACAGCCGCAGAGTGGATGGTTGAACTGCTCGGTTTAAATCAAGGAACAGCAGTAGGTTTTACTTCCGGTGCTCAAGAAGCTATTTACACAGGTTTGATTACTGCTCGTAATACATTACTTGAACGCGCGGGTTGGGATGTGGTGACAAAGGGACTGTTTGGCGCGCCTCGTATCAACGTTGTTGTCAGTGATCAGATCCATTCAACAATAAAACGGGCGTTGTCCATGATCGGTATTGGCCTTGAAACGATAGTAAAAGTACCAACGGACGATAATTTACGTATTATTCCAGATAACCTCAAAGAGACTATTTCTGCGCTAGAAGGACCGACTCTTGTTTGCGCTCAAGCCGGTTGTATTGATTCAGGCGCTTTCGACCCATTTAGTGATTTAGCTGATGCTGTAGAGATGCACGGAAACGCGTGGCTACACGTAGATGGTGCAATTGGTTTGTGGGCAGCCGCGAGTGATAAGCAAAAGCATCTATTGGCTGGTATTGAACGAGCAGACTCTATCGATACGGATGGCCATAAATGGTTCAACATGCCATATGACAGTGGAATGATCATTGTAAAAGATGCGGCTGTGTTATCTAAAGCAATGGGCGGTAGCAACATGGGTGATTACCTTAATGATGCAATGGAAAAGCCAGATCGAAACGCGATTAACTTTGGCATCTCTGCATCAAGAAGAGCACGTGGCGTTCCTGTGTATGCAGCATTCAAATCATTAGGTAAAGAAGGGATTGTTGAGCATATTGATCGTTGTACTGAGTTAGCTCAACGTATGGCAAAAAAACTTTCAGCCGTTCAAGGTATTACGATTTTGAATGATGTTGTTTCTAATCGTTTTTCTGCGCAATTTGGTGAAGGTGATGATTCTTACCGAAATGAACTAACCGATCGAGTGGTTCACCGTCTTCAGGAAGAAGGAACATTATACCCCTCGACTTCAGGTTATAAGGGTTTAAAAACGATGCTGTTCTCGGTTCTGAGTTGCCACACTTCCACTAAAGACATCGACCTTTCTGCGGAAAAGATTGTTGAAGTATATCTGACGGAGAAAGAACTGATGGGCAATACCGAATCTTGA
- a CDS encoding TerC family protein: MLELFLQPEIWVVFTTLLILEIVLGVDNVVFISVLCERLPVEQRKTARNLGIGLAVLTRIGLVFSISWVMSLTHPLLSLADLTFTGRDIIMIMGGGFLLVKSGKELWSWLKHTPSSYSTRAKAGLAVVLLQIVAVDAVFSMDSVITAVGLTSEIPVMVAAILTSAVFMILTAEKINNLVVRYPGFKTLALLFLVLLGGLLMAEGLAIHINKGYVYFAMVFGLALELCHIQIKNKQKRTLIIHRIKVLKSKANQMTL; encoded by the coding sequence ATGTTAGAACTCTTTCTACAACCCGAAATCTGGGTAGTATTTACAACCTTACTGATTCTTGAAATCGTTTTGGGTGTCGATAATGTTGTCTTCATTTCTGTTCTGTGTGAGCGACTTCCCGTAGAGCAGCGTAAAACCGCACGTAATTTGGGGATCGGTTTAGCCGTTTTAACCAGAATAGGTTTGGTCTTTTCTATTTCTTGGGTGATGTCTCTTACTCACCCTTTGTTGAGTTTAGCCGATTTAACGTTCACCGGACGAGATATAATTATGATTATGGGCGGTGGATTCTTGTTGGTTAAAAGTGGTAAAGAACTTTGGTCATGGTTGAAGCATACACCATCGTCTTACTCAACTCGTGCCAAGGCTGGACTGGCTGTAGTACTCCTTCAGATCGTAGCGGTAGATGCCGTTTTTTCAATGGATTCAGTTATAACCGCTGTTGGTTTAACGTCTGAAATACCTGTTATGGTAGCTGCTATTTTGACTTCCGCTGTTTTTATGATTTTGACCGCGGAAAAAATAAACAATTTGGTTGTGCGTTATCCCGGGTTTAAGACACTGGCTTTATTGTTTTTGGTTCTCTTAGGCGGATTGTTGATGGCCGAAGGGTTAGCAATTCATATTAATAAAGGTTATGTATACTTTGCTATGGTGTTTGGTCTTGCGCTTGAATTATGTCATATACAAATAAAAAACAAACAAAAGAGAACGTTAATTATCCATCGCATTAAAGTACTTAAGTCTAAAGCGAATCAGATGACGTTATAA
- a CDS encoding tyrosine-type recombinase/integrase produces the protein MAKRITDTSIKALVIKDKEYTYTVEEGLQLRIRPKRSSAGTGTKAWQFKYRHPVTRKVTKISMGTYPSLRLAAAKLEAAEYRKQIAEGLDPKRLKEDKRIEELRKHNDNFLAVATMWFERKRKSVSPFHAERTWRTLEKYVFDHLGALPISEISRRYAIETLRPLETDGKLSTIKRICQSLNQIMEYAVASDVIAANPLTKMIHSFEKHQVENMPTIRPELLGEFLSRLSQNENIQDKTKLLLLWQLHTIARPKEAARARWKDIDLKNNCWTIPAEEMKRRREHKVPLTEQAIDILKYIRIQSENKEFIFPGERDPNSHISIYTANAALKRSLGFKDELVAHGLRSIASTALHEQGYDTLHIEACLSHMDKNTTRASYNRSDFFEKRKVLMRWWSEYITQAHSSDRIT, from the coding sequence ATGGCTAAACGGATTACAGATACATCAATAAAAGCGCTCGTTATCAAAGACAAGGAATATACCTACACTGTTGAAGAGGGCTTACAGCTCCGTATTCGACCTAAACGCTCTAGTGCAGGAACTGGAACGAAAGCCTGGCAGTTTAAATATCGTCACCCTGTAACGCGAAAAGTAACCAAAATTTCGATGGGAACCTATCCTTCTTTACGACTGGCAGCCGCCAAATTAGAAGCAGCAGAGTATCGGAAACAAATTGCGGAAGGTTTAGACCCTAAGCGCCTTAAAGAAGATAAGAGAATTGAAGAGCTGCGTAAGCACAACGATAACTTTCTTGCTGTTGCAACGATGTGGTTTGAAAGAAAACGTAAATCTGTTAGCCCCTTTCATGCAGAACGAACCTGGAGAACATTGGAGAAATACGTATTCGACCATTTAGGCGCACTTCCCATAAGTGAGATCAGTCGACGTTATGCTATTGAAACACTGAGACCATTGGAAACCGACGGTAAACTATCAACTATTAAAAGAATTTGCCAAAGTCTAAATCAAATAATGGAATACGCTGTCGCAAGCGACGTCATAGCAGCTAATCCCCTAACAAAAATGATCCATTCGTTTGAGAAACACCAAGTTGAAAACATGCCCACTATACGCCCAGAGCTTTTAGGCGAATTTCTGTCTCGCTTGTCACAGAACGAAAACATCCAAGATAAAACCAAACTACTTCTACTGTGGCAGTTACATACCATCGCTCGCCCAAAAGAGGCGGCCAGAGCGCGCTGGAAGGATATTGATCTTAAAAATAATTGCTGGACTATACCTGCTGAAGAAATGAAGCGTAGGCGTGAACACAAAGTACCTCTAACCGAACAAGCAATAGATATTCTTAAATACATTAGAATTCAAAGTGAAAATAAGGAGTTCATCTTCCCGGGAGAACGAGACCCAAACAGTCATATAAGTATCTATACGGCCAATGCAGCTTTGAAGCGTAGTTTAGGGTTCAAAGATGAACTTGTAGCACATGGATTGAGGTCCATAGCTTCTACCGCGTTACATGAACAAGGGTACGATACGCTTCATATTGAGGCTTGCCTATCACACATGGACAAAAATACGACAAGAGCAAGTTATAACAGATCTGACTTTTTCGAAAAAAGGAAAGTGCTCATGCGCTGGTGGAGTGAGTATATAACGCAAGCGCATAGCAGCGATAGAATAACGTAA
- a CDS encoding LysR family transcriptional regulator — translation MKSHIIEIRHFITVAQLGSFTLAAQALGMTGSALSKSVLRLEKQLGTKLLHRTTRRIALTNDGDSYFADCLKAMTILEEAEKRLNNQQLLPSGRVRLDLPAVLGRRAILPKLLELTSKFEQLDLSITFNDRPTDLVSDGIDLAIRVGHLENSGDIVARKIGEQKRVICASPSYLATRERITKKEDLAQHDCIVGWPIGQRHSWLLKNKKGMNESFHIDARHEIADCEGILQSALSGTGLAQLPVWLVQEHIEKGHLSPVLENISGESSPISVIWLKTPYILPKIRVIIDELVALASSHPNIFNASLDE, via the coding sequence ATGAAAAGCCATATTATTGAAATTCGCCACTTTATTACAGTAGCTCAACTAGGTAGTTTTACGCTTGCGGCCCAAGCTCTCGGTATGACAGGCTCAGCCTTAAGTAAAAGCGTTCTTCGACTAGAGAAGCAACTGGGTACAAAACTACTGCATAGAACGACTCGACGCATCGCATTAACCAATGATGGAGATTCTTATTTTGCAGATTGCCTTAAGGCAATGACGATTTTAGAGGAAGCTGAAAAGCGATTAAACAACCAACAATTACTGCCTTCTGGACGTGTTCGTCTCGACTTACCAGCTGTTCTCGGTAGAAGAGCAATTTTGCCCAAGTTGCTAGAATTAACGTCCAAGTTCGAGCAATTAGATTTATCAATCACCTTTAATGACCGTCCTACTGATTTAGTCAGCGACGGGATTGATCTTGCGATTCGAGTTGGCCACTTAGAAAACTCAGGCGATATTGTTGCGCGTAAAATTGGGGAGCAAAAAAGGGTGATATGCGCTTCACCCTCTTATTTAGCTACTCGAGAGCGTATTACCAAAAAAGAGGATCTCGCCCAACACGATTGCATCGTCGGTTGGCCTATAGGACAAAGGCATAGTTGGTTATTAAAGAATAAAAAAGGTATGAATGAATCGTTTCATATTGATGCCCGCCATGAAATAGCCGATTGCGAAGGTATCTTACAGTCAGCTTTATCTGGCACGGGTTTAGCGCAATTACCTGTCTGGCTAGTTCAAGAGCATATTGAGAAAGGACATTTATCCCCGGTATTGGAAAATATCTCAGGTGAAAGTTCACCAATAAGTGTAATTTGGCTTAAGACACCTTATATTTTACCAAAAATTAGAGTCATCATAGATGAACTCGTGGCTTTAGCGAGCTCTCACCCAAATATTTTCAATGCTTCATTAGACGAATAA
- a CDS encoding AbiV family abortive infection protein encodes MKHLSRKEYNLAIFYVGELIESAYVLFLSKKYVSSSIILSSVFDEISKIKKWQIEIYGGSSVEEQRINLVKSTKKHDTLLGLNSSVAKRLALIISDDRVKDIFHRYALGVNFDKEILTLNRDKDGLNSPLDKFDIIFTAEYFITVISVFSNEFWGVTSESSVICDSIDSLYKEVELWLKSARDNG; translated from the coding sequence ATGAAGCATTTAAGTCGTAAAGAGTATAATTTGGCAATCTTTTACGTTGGTGAACTGATAGAGTCAGCTTACGTACTTTTTCTTTCGAAGAAGTATGTATCTAGTTCTATTATTCTAAGTTCAGTATTTGACGAGATATCGAAGATTAAAAAATGGCAAATTGAAATATACGGAGGTTCAAGTGTAGAAGAGCAACGTATAAACTTAGTTAAGAGCACCAAAAAACATGATACTTTGCTCGGTCTTAACTCTAGTGTGGCTAAAAGATTAGCATTAATTATTAGTGATGATCGTGTGAAAGACATTTTTCATAGATACGCATTAGGGGTGAATTTTGATAAGGAAATATTAACTCTTAATAGAGATAAGGATGGGTTAAATTCACCTTTGGATAAATTTGATATTATATTTACTGCTGAGTATTTTATTACAGTAATTAGTGTGTTTAGTAACGAGTTTTGGGGGGTTACATCCGAGTCATCAGTTATTTGTGACTCAATTGATAGTTTGTATAAAGAGGTTGAATTATGGTTAAAAAGCGCTAGAGATAACGGATAA
- a CDS encoding helix-turn-helix transcriptional regulator, with translation MEMTSKGIPLVRTGCVHDLAELFSDEDINVHSLISRVKAPVDIQRCEFPFIPETVLLNIIEMFGQRVCLDTFVTRVWLICKNVYIPSVIAQLDKAREGTVKEALEEFCEIIRYYSSGVTISLKLYNDCYWLVREKEGATEGWFKYAEIFSVIFMDELITALTKNNSKQKYMTIVSPDTECFFECSRLAHVQFFTLRSVTGIRLNGDMLSQKVCIQRKSEKRAVREVIPSDFLCSFKHAMQPYLSLGKLPISKVANILEMSPRTIQRRLYDAGVTYREVLEDILLNEAQERLARSKDSITSIATRIGYGESANFTRFFKRKTGLTPSQFRSLHQCL, from the coding sequence ATGGAAATGACCAGTAAAGGTATTCCGCTAGTCCGTACAGGTTGTGTTCACGATTTAGCCGAACTATTCAGTGATGAAGACATCAACGTCCATTCTTTGATAAGCCGTGTTAAAGCTCCAGTCGATATACAAAGATGTGAATTTCCATTTATACCTGAAACTGTGTTACTCAACATAATAGAGATGTTTGGACAACGCGTTTGTCTAGATACATTTGTAACTCGCGTCTGGTTGATATGTAAAAACGTCTACATACCTAGCGTAATTGCCCAATTGGATAAAGCTAGAGAGGGCACTGTAAAAGAAGCTCTGGAGGAGTTCTGTGAAATCATTCGATATTATTCAAGCGGCGTGACAATATCTTTAAAGCTATACAATGATTGCTATTGGTTAGTTCGTGAAAAAGAGGGGGCTACTGAAGGTTGGTTTAAGTACGCTGAAATATTCTCAGTCATTTTTATGGATGAGCTAATAACTGCATTAACAAAAAATAACAGTAAACAAAAATATATGACAATTGTCAGCCCAGATACGGAGTGCTTTTTTGAGTGCTCGAGATTAGCACATGTGCAGTTTTTCACCCTTCGTTCAGTTACGGGTATCCGCTTAAATGGCGACATGTTGAGCCAGAAAGTTTGCATTCAGAGAAAGTCAGAAAAAAGAGCAGTGCGAGAAGTTATCCCAAGTGACTTTCTGTGTTCATTCAAACATGCCATGCAACCTTACTTATCCCTAGGGAAGCTTCCAATATCAAAGGTTGCAAACATATTAGAAATGAGCCCTCGAACTATACAGAGGCGTTTATACGATGCTGGCGTAACTTACCGCGAAGTCCTAGAAGATATTCTCTTAAATGAGGCTCAGGAACGACTGGCGCGCTCTAAAGACTCAATAACCTCAATAGCAACACGTATCGGGTATGGTGAGTCAGCTAATTTCACACGCTTTTTTAAACGAAAAACAGGGTTAACTCCCTCACAGTTCCGCAGCTTACATCAATGCCTATAG
- a CDS encoding helix-turn-helix domain-containing protein — translation MHKNNLKHMLLIGDNGINNQFIQREIEKYGDFSFSRECIRSIGRSRNHKTFDVVLISYLLLANIEDINIILSKIESNKWVVYDVPADITGQSITVVQLFNLFNIKGIIYQDAPIDHLTRCLKTVCDDDLWLPRKLMSHILSNRHDYTFKSKVILSSLTKREVQIFKRVIRGDSNLEISNELFISESTVKTHVYNIYKKINVTNRKEAIRKAYFINSLETIIQPDIKFKA, via the coding sequence ATGCATAAAAATAATTTAAAGCACATGCTCCTAATTGGTGACAACGGTATTAACAACCAATTTATTCAACGCGAAATAGAAAAATACGGTGATTTTTCTTTTAGCAGAGAGTGTATTAGAAGCATTGGGCGCTCACGTAATCATAAAACTTTCGATGTTGTCCTTATCAGCTACTTACTCTTGGCAAATATCGAAGATATCAACATCATCTTATCAAAAATAGAGTCAAATAAATGGGTAGTCTATGACGTTCCTGCGGACATTACCGGACAGAGTATTACCGTAGTTCAACTATTCAACTTGTTTAATATAAAAGGAATCATCTATCAGGACGCTCCTATTGATCACCTTACCCGCTGTTTAAAAACAGTGTGTGACGACGATTTGTGGTTACCGAGAAAGTTAATGTCACATATTTTATCTAATAGACACGATTACACTTTCAAGTCGAAAGTAATACTTTCTAGCCTTACGAAAAGAGAAGTTCAAATATTCAAACGAGTGATTAGAGGAGATTCAAATTTAGAAATATCAAACGAACTATTTATTTCAGAAAGTACGGTAAAGACGCACGTATACAACATATATAAAAAAATCAATGTTACAAATCGCAAAGAAGCAATAAGAAAAGCATATTTTATCAATAGTTTAGAGACTATTATACAGCCAGACATAAAGTTCAAAGCATAA
- a CDS encoding fimbria/pilus outer membrane usher protein has protein sequence MILNPTGRDIQLTSLLRISDTILGEADIIITANNEILLPKESTLSLLSSVVTQEGIGRLNGTTNDKMLSQHHFESVGLDLSFDFSSLECIVTVPPEFSLTQQLSMNGADDFYNYVEPSLLSGYVNFALSVNETQYVDQNSSRQDLYRSQFDSALNIGFLNFEYESYLENSSSQDSLYVREGSRLNIDFAEQGTRLVLGDMYNSGQSFQDSTDILGIGLTRDFTLIPTRNARPRANQSFTLQRASNVDVYIDGIAVQRLTLGAGSYNLSDIPLAQGSNDIVLVITDRSGNEERIEFSIATGNDLLNSGEFEYSIMYGAPSELENGQLEYLTDERILHGYIDVGITPWLTLGTNFQTREDLYQYGTTALFASTWGVTEINASRSEHPTFGTGYAYKFAFDAEFSNTNTLSPQLSFSYEYLANNFTGVSGFDASDIDINLTTHYVSAFSSIYLGQSLRAAMTLNYRSGIDKENDYWLISPSLSDRLFDTPATWSARVNYRYNAAEDDDISTTVTISWPLSRQTRVVGRYTTELDEAALDYSYQNNIGNTGGISAFASVITNEETDADIDAGVNYTANRYELNATHASRLEDISGETRNHSTDVTISSALAFAGSSATLGRPVREAFAIVSKHKSLKENDVAIDPTKDGEYARVYLKGDASAMVPDLVAYNSQVVGYEVDDLPPGYDLGDGAFWIKPGYKRGFQLQIGSDAVLTVIGKLFDRQSNNPISLVAGVAHYLGEAKQLPIDFFTNRNGIFAISGLKPGSYQLVLDTKEQESVIISLSERSDNLIRLGDVYVE, from the coding sequence ATGATCTTGAACCCGACAGGACGAGATATTCAACTTACCTCTTTGCTAAGGATAAGTGACACCATACTAGGCGAAGCGGACATTATCATTACCGCAAACAACGAAATTTTGTTACCGAAGGAAAGTACGCTCTCTCTCCTTTCATCCGTCGTAACTCAAGAAGGTATTGGGAGGCTCAATGGCACGACAAACGACAAGATGCTGTCTCAGCACCATTTTGAGAGTGTAGGATTAGATCTGAGTTTCGATTTCTCTTCATTAGAATGCATCGTGACGGTACCGCCTGAATTTAGCTTAACCCAACAACTGTCTATGAACGGCGCAGATGATTTTTATAACTATGTTGAACCAAGTTTGTTAAGTGGATACGTTAACTTTGCCCTTTCGGTAAATGAAACCCAATATGTCGACCAAAACTCATCAAGACAGGATCTCTATCGCAGCCAATTCGACTCAGCACTTAACATTGGTTTTCTAAACTTTGAGTATGAATCCTATCTAGAAAACAGCTCATCACAAGACTCACTATACGTAAGAGAAGGATCTCGTCTTAATATTGACTTTGCCGAACAAGGAACACGGCTTGTCCTAGGCGATATGTACAACAGTGGTCAATCTTTTCAGGACAGTACAGACATACTTGGTATTGGCTTAACTCGAGATTTTACGCTCATTCCGACCAGAAATGCACGACCACGAGCCAATCAATCATTCACGCTTCAAAGAGCTTCAAATGTCGATGTCTATATTGACGGGATCGCAGTCCAAAGACTAACTCTAGGCGCTGGTAGCTATAACCTTAGTGATATCCCGCTTGCACAAGGTAGTAATGATATTGTGCTAGTCATCACCGATCGTTCAGGAAATGAAGAACGTATAGAGTTTTCAATTGCAACCGGTAACGATTTGCTCAACAGCGGTGAGTTTGAATATAGCATCATGTATGGAGCGCCCTCTGAATTAGAAAATGGACAACTAGAATACCTAACAGATGAGCGTATTTTACATGGTTATATAGATGTGGGGATTACCCCTTGGTTGACGTTGGGTACGAACTTTCAAACTCGTGAAGATCTTTACCAGTATGGTACCACCGCGTTATTCGCTTCTACATGGGGCGTCACTGAGATCAATGCTTCGCGTAGCGAACACCCTACATTCGGAACTGGCTACGCTTACAAATTTGCGTTCGATGCAGAGTTTTCCAATACGAACACTCTGTCTCCACAACTGAGTTTCAGTTATGAATATCTGGCCAACAATTTTACCGGAGTCTCAGGGTTTGATGCTTCCGATATCGATATCAACTTAACTACTCATTATGTCTCTGCATTCAGCTCCATTTACCTTGGTCAGTCTTTACGCGCTGCCATGACTCTCAATTACCGCTCAGGAATAGACAAGGAAAACGATTATTGGCTAATTAGCCCGAGTTTATCGGACAGACTGTTTGATACTCCCGCCACCTGGAGTGCCCGCGTTAACTATCGCTATAACGCAGCCGAAGACGATGATATCAGCACTACGGTCACCATAAGTTGGCCTCTTAGTCGACAAACTCGTGTTGTCGGCCGTTACACCACAGAGCTCGATGAAGCCGCCTTAGATTACAGCTATCAGAATAATATTGGTAACACAGGGGGGATATCGGCGTTTGCGAGTGTCATTACTAACGAAGAAACAGATGCCGATATAGATGCCGGGGTTAACTACACGGCAAACCGTTATGAATTAAATGCGACCCACGCTTCGCGGCTCGAAGACATTAGTGGCGAAACACGAAACCACAGTACTGACGTGACTATTAGTAGTGCGCTTGCCTTTGCAGGTTCCTCTGCGACGCTCGGCAGACCGGTGCGCGAAGCATTTGCAATTGTCAGCAAGCACAAAAGCTTGAAAGAAAATGATGTAGCTATCGACCCCACAAAAGATGGTGAGTACGCACGCGTTTATCTTAAAGGCGATGCTAGTGCCATGGTTCCTGATCTTGTTGCTTATAACAGCCAAGTAGTCGGTTACGAGGTTGATGACTTACCACCAGGATATGACTTAGGTGATGGTGCTTTTTGGATTAAGCCTGGTTATAAACGAGGGTTCCAACTACAGATCGGATCTGATGCTGTATTAACTGTGATTGGTAAGTTATTCGATCGTCAAAGTAACAACCCTATTTCACTTGTCGCTGGTGTAGCGCATTACCTTGGTGAGGCAAAACAGTTGCCGATTGACTTCTTTACCAATCGTAACGGAATATTTGCAATCTCTGGATTAAAGCCGGGGAGTTATCAATTGGTACTAGACACTAAAGAACAAGAATCAGTCATCATTTCCCTCAGTGAGCGCAGCGACAATTTGATAAGACTAGGAGATGTGTATGTTGAATAA